Proteins encoded together in one Neobacillus sp. FSL H8-0543 window:
- the topA gene encoding type I DNA topoisomerase: MSEFLVIVESPAKAKTIERYLGKKYKVKASMGHVRDLPRSQMGVYKESNFEPKYITIRGKGPVLKELKAAAKKAKKIYLAADPDREGEAIAWHLAHSLNVDITSDCRVVFNEITKDAIKESFKHPRPINMDLVDAQQARRILDRLVGYNISPLLWKKVKKGLSAGRVQSVAVRLIIDRENEIKAFIPEEYWTIEGELFKGKDHFSSLFYSLLGDKKTELKSQDDVDAILKEMKGDKFKVVSVSKKERKRNPSPAFITSSLQQEAARKLNFRARKTMMLAQQLYEGIELGSSGTVGLITYMRTDSTRISEVAQAEAAEYIRKEFGETYLKEEQRKEKKQSNAQDAHEGIRPTSTLREPNSVKQYLSRDQFRLYKLIWERFLASQMSQAIMDTMSVDLQNGNVLFRATGSKIKFPGFMKLYVEGTDDQVDEGDKMLPDLCEGDEVFKKDITPKQHFTQPPPRYTEARLVRTMEEIGIGRPSTYAPTLDTIQKRGYVSLDNKRFIPTELGEIVHELIFEFFPDILDVKFTAKMEKDLDNVEDGNVRWVEVIDEFYRDFEKDLENAEKEMQSVEIKDEPAGEDCELCSNPMVFKMGRYGKFMACSNFPDCRNTKAIVKEIGVTCPKCKEGNIIERKSKKKRIFYGCDQFPACEFISWDKPLPRSCPKCEGPLVEKKLKKGVQVQCTECDYKEEPQN; encoded by the coding sequence ATGTCAGAATTTTTAGTAATTGTTGAATCGCCTGCAAAAGCGAAAACAATTGAACGATATTTAGGCAAAAAATATAAAGTAAAAGCATCGATGGGGCATGTCCGTGACTTGCCAAGAAGTCAAATGGGGGTCTATAAAGAAAGTAACTTTGAACCCAAGTATATTACGATTCGCGGAAAAGGACCTGTTCTTAAAGAATTAAAAGCAGCGGCTAAAAAGGCCAAGAAAATTTATCTCGCGGCTGACCCTGATCGCGAAGGGGAAGCAATTGCATGGCATCTTGCTCATAGTTTAAATGTTGATATTACTTCTGATTGTCGCGTAGTTTTTAATGAAATTACGAAGGATGCGATAAAAGAGTCCTTTAAACATCCGCGTCCAATTAACATGGATCTTGTTGACGCGCAGCAAGCAAGGAGAATTCTTGATCGTCTTGTTGGTTATAACATAAGTCCACTTCTTTGGAAAAAAGTGAAAAAAGGGCTAAGTGCCGGACGTGTCCAATCCGTCGCTGTTCGGTTAATCATTGATCGAGAAAATGAGATAAAAGCGTTTATTCCCGAAGAATATTGGACAATAGAAGGTGAATTATTTAAGGGGAAGGATCATTTTAGTTCCCTTTTTTATTCCTTATTGGGAGATAAAAAAACTGAATTAAAGTCGCAAGATGATGTAGATGCAATTTTAAAAGAAATGAAGGGTGATAAATTTAAGGTTGTTTCCGTATCTAAAAAGGAAAGAAAACGTAATCCATCACCAGCCTTTATCACATCCTCACTGCAACAAGAAGCAGCAAGAAAACTTAATTTCCGTGCTAGGAAAACGATGATGCTTGCACAGCAGCTTTACGAGGGAATTGAGCTGGGTTCATCTGGTACAGTCGGTCTGATTACTTATATGAGAACGGATTCTACTCGTATTTCGGAAGTAGCACAGGCAGAAGCAGCAGAATATATCCGAAAAGAATTCGGTGAGACTTACTTAAAAGAAGAACAAAGAAAAGAAAAAAAACAATCAAATGCCCAAGATGCCCATGAAGGGATACGCCCTACAAGTACGTTACGGGAACCAAATAGCGTAAAACAGTACTTATCGAGAGACCAATTCCGCTTATATAAACTTATTTGGGAACGATTCTTGGCAAGTCAAATGTCTCAAGCGATCATGGATACAATGAGTGTAGACCTACAAAATGGGAATGTGCTGTTCCGTGCCACAGGTTCAAAAATAAAATTCCCAGGGTTTATGAAACTTTATGTAGAAGGAACAGATGATCAAGTGGATGAGGGGGATAAGATGCTACCAGACCTTTGTGAAGGGGATGAAGTATTCAAAAAGGATATTACACCTAAACAGCACTTTACTCAACCACCGCCAAGGTATACAGAGGCAAGATTAGTAAGGACGATGGAAGAGATAGGAATAGGTCGACCATCTACCTATGCACCAACCCTGGATACAATTCAAAAAAGAGGCTATGTCTCTCTTGATAATAAACGATTTATTCCGACTGAATTGGGGGAAATTGTTCACGAACTAATCTTTGAATTTTTTCCAGATATTCTTGATGTCAAATTTACTGCGAAAATGGAAAAGGATTTAGATAATGTAGAGGATGGAAATGTTCGCTGGGTTGAAGTCATCGATGAATTTTACCGTGACTTTGAAAAAGATTTAGAGAATGCCGAAAAGGAAATGCAATCAGTGGAAATTAAGGATGAGCCAGCAGGCGAAGATTGTGAGCTATGTTCAAATCCGATGGTCTTCAAAATGGGCCGATACGGGAAATTTATGGCCTGCAGCAATTTTCCTGATTGCAGGAACACGAAGGCAATTGTGAAGGAAATTGGAGTTACCTGCCCTAAATGTAAAGAAGGAAATATTATTGAGCGGAAAAGTAAGAAAAAGAGAATATTTTACGGCTGCGATCAATTTCCTGCCTGTGAATTTATTTCGTGGGATAAACCCTTACCAAGAAGCTGCCCAAAATGCGAGGGACCGCTTGTTGAGAAGAAATTAAAAAAAGGTGTTCAAGTACAGTGTACCGAATGTGATTATAAGGAAGAACCACAAAATTAA
- the sdaAA gene encoding L-serine ammonia-lyase, iron-sulfur-dependent, subunit alpha: MFRNVAELVELAETHNVKIAEIMIRQEVEVTGLTREQIIEKMNTNLSVMERAVERGLNGVKSHSGLTGGDAVLLQNYINSGRALSGNILLDAVSKAVATNEVNAAMGIVCATPTAGSAGVVPGTLFAIKEQLKPTRYEMIEYLFTSAAFGFVVANNASISGASGGCQAEVGSASGMAAAAIVEMAGGSPKQAAEAMAITLKNMLGLVCDPVAGLVEVPCVKRNAMGASNAITAADMALAGISSKIPCDEVIHAMFLIGQSMPSSLKETAEGGLAATPTGRRLEQEIFGNTIKLKDLVIS; the protein is encoded by the coding sequence ATGTTTCGAAATGTAGCAGAGCTGGTTGAACTTGCAGAGACGCATAATGTAAAAATAGCAGAAATTATGATTCGGCAGGAAGTAGAAGTAACCGGTCTGACGAGAGAGCAAATTATTGAAAAAATGAATACGAACCTATCGGTAATGGAGCGAGCAGTGGAAAGAGGTCTGAATGGCGTTAAATCCCATTCGGGCCTTACCGGTGGTGACGCGGTTCTGCTCCAAAATTATATTAATAGCGGCAGAGCACTGTCTGGTAATATCCTGTTGGATGCAGTTAGTAAGGCTGTCGCCACGAATGAAGTAAATGCTGCAATGGGAATTGTTTGTGCAACACCTACAGCAGGATCTGCTGGGGTAGTACCCGGCACATTATTCGCGATAAAGGAACAATTAAAGCCAACCCGTTATGAAATGATAGAATATTTATTTACATCAGCAGCTTTCGGATTTGTTGTAGCAAATAATGCATCAATCTCAGGTGCTTCAGGGGGCTGTCAGGCGGAAGTAGGGTCTGCAAGTGGTATGGCTGCAGCTGCTATTGTTGAAATGGCAGGGGGCAGTCCTAAACAGGCAGCAGAGGCAATGGCGATTACACTGAAAAATATGCTAGGATTAGTTTGTGATCCTGTAGCGGGATTGGTTGAGGTCCCTTGCGTGAAGCGGAATGCGATGGGAGCTTCAAATGCCATTACTGCAGCTGATATGGCTTTAGCGGGTATTTCAAGTAAGATCCCTTGTGATGAAGTCATTCATGCAATGTTCTTAATCGGGCAATCAATGCCTTCCTCATTAAAGGAAACCGCCGAGGGCGGACTGGCCGCAACGCCAACTGGAAGAAGACTAGAACAAGAAATATTCGGCAACACAATCAAACTAAAAGACCTAGTTATTTCATAA
- the sucD gene encoding succinate--CoA ligase subunit alpha, whose product MSIFINKDTKVIVQGITGSTALFHTKQMLEYGTQIVAGTTPGKGGMEVEGVPVFNTVKEAVAATGANASVIYVPAPFAADAIIEAVDAELELAICITEHIPVLDMVKVKRYMEGKKTRLVGPNCPGVITADECKIGIMPGYIHTKGHVGVVSRSGTLTYEAVHQLTQAGIGQTTAVGIGGDPVNGTNFIDVLTAFNEDPETYAVIMIGEIGGTAEEEAAEWVKANMTKPVVGFIGGRTAPPGKRMGHAGAIISGGKGTADEKIRVMNECGIKVADTPSVMGETLIEALKEQGLYEKCKTH is encoded by the coding sequence GTGAGCATTTTTATTAATAAAGATACAAAAGTAATAGTTCAAGGGATTACAGGTTCAACTGCCCTTTTTCATACAAAACAAATGTTGGAATACGGTACGCAAATTGTTGCTGGTACCACACCTGGTAAAGGCGGCATGGAAGTAGAAGGAGTACCTGTTTTTAACACAGTTAAAGAAGCTGTTGCTGCTACAGGCGCTAACGCTTCCGTTATTTATGTTCCTGCTCCTTTTGCTGCAGATGCAATTATTGAAGCTGTCGATGCAGAATTAGAATTAGCTATCTGTATTACTGAGCATATCCCGGTTTTAGATATGGTGAAGGTTAAACGTTATATGGAAGGCAAAAAGACACGCTTAGTAGGGCCAAACTGTCCGGGTGTTATTACTGCCGATGAATGTAAAATCGGTATCATGCCAGGATATATTCATACAAAAGGCCATGTTGGCGTTGTTTCACGCTCAGGTACATTAACTTATGAGGCAGTACATCAATTAACACAAGCTGGAATAGGCCAAACAACTGCGGTAGGAATTGGCGGAGACCCAGTTAACGGCACGAACTTCATCGATGTATTAACAGCCTTTAATGAAGACCCAGAGACATATGCAGTTATCATGATTGGTGAAATTGGTGGTACAGCTGAGGAAGAAGCTGCTGAGTGGGTTAAGGCTAACATGACCAAGCCTGTTGTCGGCTTTATCGGTGGACGGACTGCCCCTCCAGGGAAACGCATGGGTCACGCTGGTGCAATCATTTCTGGCGGTAAAGGTACGGCTGATGAAAAAATCCGCGTCATGAACGAGTGCGGAATTAAAGTGGCTGATACACCATCCGTCATGGGTGAAACATTAATTGAAGCACTGAAAGAACAAGGCTTATACGAAAAATGTAAAACACACTAA
- a CDS encoding ribonuclease HII produces MNGLTIAEIEQKLNRIKTENDPFFKSIQNDERKGVQQLIHKRQRQIAQENLLKKKFNEMNVFENKWHQQGFKYIAGVDEVGRGPLAGPVVTAAVILPKDFFLAGIDDSKKLSEKKRSEYAEIIKKEAIAYSIAMVDAGEIDQINIYEATKKAMKAAIVSLTPKPDFLLIDAMKLETPFPSESIIKGDAKSVSIAAASIVAKVARDKLMEEISKLHPEYGFQQNMGYGTKEHILALNKHGITPYHRRSFAPVKDMIFHAR; encoded by the coding sequence ATGAATGGACTTACAATAGCTGAAATTGAACAAAAACTTAATAGGATTAAAACCGAAAATGATCCGTTTTTCAAAAGCATTCAGAACGATGAACGTAAAGGCGTACAGCAATTAATACATAAACGGCAAAGGCAAATAGCTCAAGAAAACCTTTTGAAAAAAAAGTTCAATGAGATGAATGTGTTTGAAAATAAATGGCATCAACAAGGCTTCAAATATATTGCTGGTGTGGATGAAGTGGGAAGAGGTCCACTTGCAGGTCCCGTTGTGACAGCAGCAGTTATTCTGCCGAAAGATTTTTTCTTAGCGGGTATTGATGACTCTAAAAAGCTATCTGAAAAAAAGCGCAGCGAATATGCTGAAATTATTAAAAAAGAAGCCATCGCCTATTCTATCGCTATGGTGGACGCGGGTGAAATTGATCAAATCAATATTTATGAAGCAACTAAAAAAGCAATGAAAGCAGCCATTGTCTCTTTAACCCCCAAACCAGACTTTTTATTGATTGATGCTATGAAACTAGAAACGCCGTTTCCCAGTGAATCGATCATTAAAGGTGATGCAAAAAGTGTATCTATTGCAGCAGCTTCAATAGTAGCGAAAGTAGCAAGAGATAAGTTGATGGAAGAAATCTCTAAGTTGCATCCAGAATACGGTTTTCAACAAAATATGGGTTATGGTACGAAGGAGCATATTCTTGCACTTAATAAACACGGAATTACTCCTTATCATCGAAGAAGTTTTGCACCAGTAAAAGATATGATTTTTCACGCAAGATAA
- the trmFO gene encoding FADH(2)-oxidizing methylenetetrahydrofolate--tRNA-(uracil(54)-C(5))-methyltransferase TrmFO, whose translation MSEITINVIGAGLAGSEAAWQIAKRGVKVRLYEMRPVKQTPAHHTDKFAELVCSNSLRANTLTNAVGVLKEEMRILDSVIISSADACSVPAGGALAVDRHEFASRVTEMVKNHENVTVINEEVTEIPEGITVIATGPLTSPDLSAKLKTLTGEEYLYFYDAAAPILEKDSINMDKVYLKSRYDKGEAAYLNCPMNEEEFNRFYDALITAETVPLKEFEKEVFFEGCMPIEVMGQRGKKTMLFGPLKPVGLEDPKTGKRPFAVVQLRQDDAAGTLYNIVGFQTHLKWGAQKEVIQLIPGLENAEIIRYGVMHRNTFINSPKVLKATYQFQNRNDLFFAGQMTGVEGYVESAASGLIAGLNAARLAMGEATVEFPAETAIGSMARYITTTNAKNFQPMNANFGLFPDLPEKIRGKQERNLQHANRALETIQNFVKVL comes from the coding sequence ATGAGTGAAATTACAATAAATGTAATAGGTGCTGGTTTAGCTGGAAGTGAGGCTGCATGGCAAATTGCAAAACGTGGAGTTAAGGTTCGTCTTTATGAAATGAGACCAGTGAAACAAACACCTGCACACCACACAGATAAATTTGCAGAATTAGTTTGTAGTAATTCATTGAGAGCAAATACATTAACGAATGCGGTAGGTGTTTTAAAGGAAGAAATGAGAATTCTTGATTCTGTAATTATTTCATCAGCAGATGCCTGTTCGGTACCTGCAGGAGGAGCCCTGGCTGTTGATCGCCACGAATTTGCATCTAGAGTAACCGAGATGGTCAAAAATCATGAAAATGTTACAGTTATCAACGAAGAAGTAACAGAAATACCAGAAGGAATTACAGTCATTGCTACAGGGCCGCTAACGAGTCCTGATTTATCGGCAAAACTAAAAACACTAACAGGTGAGGAATACCTCTACTTTTATGATGCTGCTGCACCTATTCTTGAAAAAGATAGTATTAATATGGACAAGGTTTACCTAAAGTCCCGTTATGATAAAGGAGAAGCAGCTTATTTAAACTGCCCGATGAATGAGGAAGAGTTTAACCGCTTTTATGATGCACTAATTACTGCTGAAACGGTGCCATTAAAGGAATTTGAAAAGGAAGTATTTTTCGAAGGCTGTATGCCAATTGAAGTAATGGGGCAGCGTGGTAAGAAAACTATGCTGTTTGGCCCTTTAAAGCCAGTTGGATTGGAAGACCCAAAGACTGGAAAACGGCCGTTTGCTGTTGTGCAGCTTCGCCAGGATGATGCAGCAGGAACACTTTATAATATTGTTGGCTTCCAAACACACCTAAAGTGGGGTGCTCAAAAAGAAGTCATCCAGCTAATTCCTGGACTTGAAAACGCTGAAATTATTCGCTATGGAGTAATGCACCGTAACACCTTTATTAATTCACCTAAGGTGTTAAAAGCAACTTATCAATTCCAAAATCGGAATGATTTATTCTTTGCAGGACAAATGACAGGTGTCGAGGGGTATGTTGAGTCAGCAGCAAGCGGATTAATTGCAGGTTTGAATGCAGCACGTTTGGCTATGGGTGAAGCTACAGTCGAGTTTCCCGCGGAAACGGCAATTGGCAGTATGGCCCGTTACATTACAACAACTAACGCTAAAAATTTCCAGCCGATGAATGCAAATTTTGGACTATTCCCCGATTTACCAGAAAAAATAAGAGGTAAACAAGAACGGAATTTACAGCATGCTAACAGGGCATTGGAAACAATTCAGAACTTTGTGAAGGTTTTGTAA
- the hslV gene encoding ATP-dependent protease subunit HslV, with product MNQFHATTIFAVQHKGQCSMSGDGQVTFGNAVVMKHTAKKVRKIFNGRVLAGFAGSVADAFTLFEMFESKLEEYNGNLQRAAVELAKQWRSDKVLRKLEAMLIVMNKEDLLLVSGTGEVIEPDDGILAIGSGGNYALAAGRSLKKYSGEHLTAKEIAKASLEIAAEICVYTNHNIIVEEL from the coding sequence TTGAATCAATTTCATGCTACAACTATATTTGCTGTCCAGCATAAAGGACAATGTTCAATGTCAGGTGACGGCCAAGTTACTTTTGGCAATGCAGTAGTGATGAAGCACACTGCAAAAAAGGTGAGAAAGATATTTAATGGAAGGGTATTAGCTGGTTTTGCAGGTTCTGTCGCAGATGCCTTTACTCTTTTCGAAATGTTTGAAAGTAAATTAGAGGAATACAACGGAAACCTCCAGAGAGCTGCTGTTGAGCTTGCCAAACAATGGAGAAGTGACAAGGTGCTGCGTAAGCTGGAAGCAATGTTGATTGTTATGAATAAAGAAGATTTACTGCTTGTTTCCGGGACGGGTGAGGTAATTGAGCCAGATGATGGAATTCTAGCAATTGGTTCAGGCGGTAATTATGCCTTAGCTGCTGGACGATCATTAAAGAAATACTCAGGCGAACACCTAACTGCAAAGGAAATTGCAAAGGCTTCTTTAGAAATAGCTGCTGAAATTTGTGTATACACAAATCACAACATTATCGTTGAAGAGCTTTAA
- the sdaAB gene encoding L-serine ammonia-lyase, iron-sulfur-dependent subunit beta, with the protein MKYRSAFDIIGPVMIGPSSSHTAGAARIGRVARTLFGKQPKRAIISLYGSFAKTYKGHGTDYALIGGLLDFDTFDERIPSALELAENAGIEVKFVTETAVPEHPNTVKINLFDEENELEVVGISIGGGTIEIVELNSFKLKLSGEHPAILVVHEDRFGMISSVTSILSKYEINIGHMEVSRKEKGDMALMVIETDQKIANGVITELESLTNVTQIIRMVE; encoded by the coding sequence ATGAAATATAGATCGGCTTTCGATATTATTGGGCCAGTTATGATTGGACCATCCAGTTCACATACTGCTGGTGCAGCACGTATTGGGAGGGTTGCTAGGACATTGTTTGGCAAACAGCCTAAAAGAGCAATCATTTCATTGTACGGTTCGTTTGCAAAAACATACAAAGGACACGGTACAGACTATGCGTTAATTGGCGGCCTGTTAGACTTTGATACGTTTGACGAACGAATCCCCAGCGCCTTAGAGCTAGCGGAGAATGCTGGAATCGAAGTGAAATTTGTAACGGAAACGGCCGTTCCTGAGCATCCGAATACGGTGAAAATAAATTTGTTTGATGAAGAAAACGAGTTAGAGGTAGTTGGAATCTCCATTGGCGGAGGTACCATTGAGATCGTTGAGTTAAATTCCTTTAAGTTAAAGCTTTCAGGGGAGCATCCAGCGATTCTTGTCGTCCACGAGGACCGCTTTGGGATGATTTCTTCGGTAACAAGCATATTATCAAAATATGAAATTAACATCGGCCATATGGAGGTCTCCAGAAAAGAAAAAGGTGATATGGCATTAATGGTCATTGAAACCGATCAAAAAATAGCCAATGGGGTTATTACCGAATTAGAAAGTTTAACAAATGTAACTCAAATCATCAGGATGGTTGAGTAA
- the dprA gene encoding DNA-processing protein DprA, which yields MDDFNEKLISILHYPEVTWKMVFHILKKDPDLHSFNHHNPIPIQQNLFFEDSNKLSHSKQLPVNIPQSEIIHEQIQQYEKNEIKIITIFDKEYPVLLKEIYQPPWVLFAKGDLSLLAKETKLAVVGSRQATQYGKNAIRLILPRLIKHEVLTVSGLAKGIDSLVHEYTMKNGGNTIAVIAGGLYHIYPKENMDLALEMMKTQLVISEYPPDTKPLRWHFPARNRIISGLSKGTFIIEAKRKSGSLITANFAVNEGREVFSLPGSILNPFSAGTNDLIQQGAKLVTSAEDILDEIRL from the coding sequence ATGGATGATTTTAATGAAAAACTAATTTCTATACTGCATTATCCTGAGGTGACATGGAAAATGGTATTTCATATTTTAAAAAAGGACCCCGATTTACATTCCTTTAATCATCACAATCCAATTCCCATTCAACAAAATTTATTCTTCGAAGACTCCAACAAACTAAGCCACTCGAAACAGCTGCCAGTCAATATACCACAGTCTGAAATCATCCATGAACAAATTCAACAATATGAAAAGAATGAAATCAAGATAATTACTATATTTGATAAGGAATATCCCGTATTATTAAAAGAAATCTATCAACCGCCATGGGTTTTATTTGCAAAAGGAGATTTATCGCTGCTTGCGAAAGAGACTAAGCTGGCAGTGGTGGGGTCACGCCAAGCGACACAATATGGAAAGAATGCTATCCGCTTAATATTGCCTAGATTAATTAAACATGAAGTACTTACAGTCAGTGGTTTAGCAAAAGGAATTGATAGCTTAGTTCACGAATATACAATGAAAAATGGCGGAAACACTATCGCGGTAATCGCTGGTGGATTATACCACATCTATCCTAAAGAGAATATGGACCTTGCATTAGAAATGATGAAAACGCAGCTTGTTATCTCCGAATATCCTCCGGATACAAAACCATTAAGATGGCATTTCCCTGCTAGAAACAGAATTATCAGTGGACTTTCAAAAGGAACATTTATTATAGAAGCAAAACGAAAAAGCGGATCCCTGATTACTGCAAACTTTGCCGTAAACGAAGGACGTGAAGTATTTTCGTTACCTGGAAGCATATTAAATCCTTTTTCGGCGGGAACGAATGACTTAATACAGCAGGGGGCAAAGCTAGTTACTAGTGCGGAGGATATTTTAGATGAGATTAGATTATAA
- the sucC gene encoding ADP-forming succinate--CoA ligase subunit beta yields MNIHEYQGKEVLRNYGVLVPNGKVAFTVEEAVEAAKELGSQVCVVKAQIHAGGRGKAGGVKVAKNLEEVRTYAAEILGKTLITHQTGPEGKEVKRLLIEEGCDIKKEYYVGIVLDRATSRVVLMASEEGGTEIEEVAEKTPEKIFKEEIDPVIGLMPYQARRIAFNINIPKELVNQAVKFMMGLYNAYIEKDCSIAEINPLVITGDGKVMALDAKLNFDSNALYRHKDILEYRDLEEEDAKEVEASKYDLSYISLDGNIGCMVNGAGLAMATMDIVKHYGGDPANFLDVGGGATAEKVTEAFKIILSDPNVKGIFVNIFGGIMKCDVIAEGVVEAAKQVQLSVPLVVRLEGTNVELGKKILSESGLAITSAESMADGAQKIVSLVK; encoded by the coding sequence ATGAATATCCATGAGTATCAAGGAAAAGAGGTCCTCAGAAACTACGGGGTCCTAGTTCCTAACGGAAAAGTGGCATTCACGGTTGAAGAAGCAGTAGAAGCTGCAAAAGAACTAGGTTCACAGGTATGCGTTGTAAAGGCACAAATCCATGCTGGCGGAAGGGGTAAAGCTGGCGGAGTAAAGGTTGCAAAAAACCTAGAAGAAGTGCGTACATATGCTGCTGAAATCTTAGGTAAAACATTGATCACACATCAAACAGGTCCTGAAGGAAAAGAAGTAAAGCGCCTGCTTATAGAAGAAGGCTGTGATATTAAGAAAGAATACTATGTTGGTATTGTCTTAGATCGTGCAACTTCCCGTGTTGTTTTAATGGCCTCAGAAGAAGGCGGAACAGAAATTGAAGAAGTGGCAGAAAAAACTCCTGAAAAAATCTTTAAAGAAGAAATTGATCCGGTTATTGGGTTAATGCCTTACCAGGCGCGCCGTATCGCGTTCAATATAAATATTCCTAAAGAGTTAGTCAATCAAGCAGTTAAGTTTATGATGGGCCTATATAATGCCTATATCGAAAAGGACTGTTCAATTGCAGAAATTAACCCGCTTGTTATAACAGGTGATGGAAAAGTAATGGCTTTGGATGCGAAGTTAAACTTTGATTCGAATGCACTGTATCGTCATAAAGATATTCTGGAATACCGTGATCTTGAAGAAGAAGATGCAAAAGAAGTTGAAGCATCTAAATATGATTTAAGCTATATTTCCCTAGATGGTAATATCGGCTGTATGGTTAATGGTGCTGGATTAGCAATGGCAACAATGGACATTGTTAAGCACTATGGCGGAGACCCCGCTAACTTCCTGGATGTTGGGGGCGGTGCGACAGCTGAAAAAGTAACAGAAGCATTTAAAATTATCCTTTCTGATCCTAACGTAAAAGGTATTTTTGTCAATATCTTTGGCGGAATCATGAAATGTGATGTCATTGCTGAGGGTGTAGTAGAGGCAGCTAAGCAAGTTCAACTAAGCGTACCGCTTGTTGTTCGTTTAGAAGGAACAAACGTTGAGTTGGGCAAGAAAATTCTTTCTGAGTCTGGTTTAGCTATCACATCTGCTGAATCAATGGCTGACGGAGCACAAAAAATCGTTTCATTAGTGAAATAG